One genomic segment of Sminthopsis crassicaudata isolate SCR6 chromosome 4, ASM4859323v1, whole genome shotgun sequence includes these proteins:
- the DDR1 gene encoding epithelial discoidin domain-containing receptor 1 isoform X5, whose amino-acid sequence MELLILLSLLPVISLGVGNADMEGHFDPAKCRYALGMQDRTIPDSDISASSSWSDSTAAQHSRLESSDGDGAWCPAGPVFPMESEYLQVDLRRLHLVALVGTQGRHAGGLGKEFSPSYRLRYSRDGHRWMDWKDRWGQEVISGNEDTGGVVLKDLGPPMVARLVRFYPRADRVMSVCLRVELYGCLWRDGLLSYTAPVGQTMYLAEAVHLNDSTYDGHTVGGLQYGGLGQLADGVVGLDDFRQSQELRVWPGYDYVGWNNNNFPNGYVEMEFEFDCLRVFQTMQIHCNNMHTLGARLPGGVECRFKRSPATAWEGEPVYQALGGSLRDPRARPVVVFLGGHIGRFLQCRFRFTGSWLLFSEISFLSNVVNESSPALGSTRPPASWWPPGPVSTNFSSLELEPRGQQPVTKAEASPTAILIGCLVAIILLLLLIIAFMLWRQHWRRLLGKVGMTLGNHPLTRSLGPVGTHLILFPVPLMALVHLCEVESPQDLLNLEFPLNVRKGRPLLVAVKILRPDATKNARNDFLKEVKIMSRLKDPNIIRLLGVCIQDDPLCMITDYMENGDLNQFLSAHRLEDKAIDGSPGDGGAIQGPTISYSMLLHVAAQIASGMRYLATLNFVHRDLATRNCLVGEHFTIKIADFGMSRNLYAGDYYRVQGRAVLPIRWMAWECILMGKFTTASDVWAFGVTLWEVLMLCRAQPFGQLTDEQVIENAGEFFRDQGQQVYLARPDACPLGLYELMLQCWSREPEERPSFPQLHRYLTEDALNMV is encoded by the exons ATGGAGCTGCTTATCCTGTTGTCTTTGCTGCCTGTGATATCGTTAGGAGTTGGAAATGCTGACATGGAAGGACACTTTGATCCTG CCAAATGCCGCTATGCCCTGGGTATGCAAGACCGAACCATTCCTGACAGTGACATCTCAGCTTCTAGTTCCTGGTCAGACTCCACTGCTGCTCAGCATAGCAG aTTAGAAAGCAGTGATGGAGATGGGGCATGGTGTCCTGCAGGGCCTGTGTTTCCAATGGAATCAGAATACTTGCAGGTGGATCTTCGACGGCTACATTTGGTGGCCTTAGTGGGGACCCAAGGACGACATGCTGGAGGGTTAGGCAAGGAATTTTCTCCTAGTTACCGACTGAGATACTCCCGTGATGGTCATCGCTGGATGGATTGGAAGGACCGATGGGGCCAAGAG GTGATTTCAGGGAATGAGGACACTGGTGGAGTGGTGTTGAAGGACCTGGGACCCCCCATGGTGGCCCGTCTTGTCCGATTCTACCCCAGAGCTGACAGAGTTATGAGTGTCTGTCTTCGAGTGGAATTATATGGCTGCCTCTGGAGGG ATGGACTGCTCTCCTATACAGCTCCTGTGGGGCAGACTATGTACCTGGCTGAGGCTGTGCATCTCAATGATTCAACCTATGATGGACACACAGTTGGCGG ATTGCAATACGGAGGCCTGGGCCAACTGGCAGATGGTGTGGTGGGGCTGGATGACTTCAGGCAGAGCCAGGAGCTTCGAGTATGGCCAGGCTATGATTATGTAGGATGGAATAACAACAACTTCCCCAATGGTTATGTGGAGATGGAATTTGAGTTTGACTGCCTGCGGGTCTTCCAGACTATGCAG ATCCACTGTAACAATATGCATACCCTGGGTGCCCGGCTCCCTGGTGGGGTAGAGTGCCGCTTCAAACGAAGTCCAGCCACAGCCTGGGAGGGAGAGCCAGTATATCAAGCCTTAGGAGGAAGTCTAAGGGACCCCAGAGCCCGGCCTGTAGTTGTGTTCTTGGGAGGCCATATAGGTCGATTTCTGCAGTGCCGCTTCCGTTTTACTGGGTCCTGGCTGCTCTTTAGTGaaatctccttcctttcta ATGTTGTGAATGAATCCTCTCCAGCTTTGGGTAGCACTCGACCACCTGCCTCTTGGTGGCCTCCAGGTCCAGTTTCTACCAACTTCAGCAGCTTGG AGCTGGAGCCTCGGGGACAGCAGCCTGTGACCAAAGCAGAGGCCAGCCCTACAGCCATCTTGATTGGCTGCTTGGTAGCTATCATCCTGCTGCTACTGCTTATCATTGCCTTCATGCTTTGGAGACAGCATTGGCGCAGGCTGCTTGGCAAGGTGGGCATGACTTTGGGA AACCACCCCCTTACCAGGAGCCTCGGCCCCGTGGGAACCCACCTCATCCTGTTCCCAGTGCCCCTAATGGCTCTG GTACATTTGTGTGAGGTGGAAAGTCCCCAGGATCTGCTCAATTTAGAATTCCCCCTCAATGTGAGAAAGGGCCGCCCCTTGCTGGTGGCTGTCAAAATTCTTCGCCCCGATGCCACAAAGAATGCCAG gaatgatttcctgaaagaggTGAAGATCATGTCAAGGTTGAAGGACCCCAATATAATTCGACTGCTAGGAGTGTGTATCCAGGATGACCCCCTCTGTATGATTACTGACTACATGGAGAATGGTGACCTTAATCAGTTTCTCAGTGCCCACCGATTAGAGGACAAAGCTATAGATGGCAGCCCAGGAGATGGGGGAGCCATTCAGGGGCCCACCATCAG CTATTCAATGCTGCTTCATGTGGCAGCCCAGATTGCTTCTGGTATGCGATACCTTGCCACACTCAATTTTGTGCACCGGGACCTAGCCACAAGGAACTGCTTGGTGGGTGAGCATTTCACCATCAAAATTGCTGACTTTGGAATGAGCCGAAACCTCTATGCTGGGGATTATTACCGTGTTCAGGGCCGAGCTGTGCTACCCATCCGATGGATGGCTTGGGAGTGCATTCTTATG GGAAAATTCACAACAGCCAGTGATGTGTGGGCCTTTGGAGTCACCTTGTGGGAGGTGTTGATGCTGTGTCGAGCTCAGCCTTTTGGGCAGCTTACTGATGAACAAGTCATTGAGAATGCTGGGGAATTTTTTAGGGACCAAGGCCAGCAG GTATACCTGGCCCGCCCTGATGCCTGCCCTTTGGGACTCTATGAACTGATGCTTCAGTGTTGGAGCCGAGAACCAGAGGAACGACCTTCTTTTCCTCAGCTACACCGATATTTAACAGAAGATGCCCTCAATATGGTGTGA